The proteins below come from a single Tenuifilum thalassicum genomic window:
- the gdhA gene encoding NADP-specific glutamate dehydrogenase, producing MNVNKLMAELEAKHPGEVEYLQAVREVLESIEEVYNQNPQFESAKIIERMVEPDRIFMFKVPWTDDEGNVHVNLGYRVQFNNAIGPYKGGLRFHPSVNLSILKFLGFEQIFKNALTTLPMGGAKGGSDFNPKGRSDAEIMRFCQSFMLELWKHIGPETDVPAGDIGVGGREIGFLYGMYKKLASENTGVLTGKGINWGGSLIRPEATGFGATYFAQEMLATKGMSFAGKRVALSGFGNVAWGAALKVTELGGKVVTISGPDGYILDEDGISGEKIDYLLELRASNQDIVEPYAKKFPNAKFFAGKRPWEVKVDVAMPCATQNELGKEDAEALVKNGCVCVAEGANMPCTPEAIEVLQQNKILFAPGKAVNAGGVATSGLEMTQNSMKLSWSREEVDARLQQIMKNIHEACVKHGTEKDGYVNYVKGANIAGFLKVANAMLDQGIL from the coding sequence ATGAATGTAAATAAATTAATGGCTGAGCTTGAAGCAAAACACCCAGGTGAGGTGGAGTACCTACAAGCTGTTCGTGAGGTTTTAGAGTCAATTGAAGAGGTTTACAACCAGAATCCACAATTTGAGTCGGCTAAGATAATTGAGCGCATGGTTGAGCCAGATCGCATCTTCATGTTTAAGGTGCCTTGGACCGATGATGAAGGTAATGTTCACGTAAATCTTGGTTACCGCGTTCAGTTTAATAATGCAATTGGACCTTACAAAGGTGGTCTTCGTTTCCACCCAAGCGTAAATCTTTCAATTTTGAAGTTCTTAGGTTTTGAGCAAATCTTCAAAAATGCTCTTACCACACTTCCTATGGGTGGTGCCAAAGGAGGTAGCGATTTCAATCCTAAAGGCCGTAGCGATGCTGAAATTATGCGTTTCTGCCAATCGTTTATGCTAGAACTTTGGAAGCACATTGGCCCTGAAACCGATGTACCTGCCGGTGATATAGGTGTTGGTGGTCGCGAAATAGGTTTCCTCTATGGAATGTACAAGAAACTTGCAAGCGAAAACACTGGCGTTCTAACAGGTAAAGGTATTAACTGGGGTGGATCATTAATCCGTCCTGAGGCTACTGGTTTTGGTGCTACTTATTTTGCTCAGGAAATGCTTGCTACTAAAGGTATGTCGTTTGCTGGTAAGCGTGTTGCCCTTTCTGGTTTCGGTAATGTTGCCTGGGGTGCTGCTCTTAAGGTAACTGAGCTCGGTGGTAAAGTTGTTACCATTTCTGGTCCTGATGGTTATATTCTTGATGAGGACGGAATTAGTGGCGAAAAGATTGACTACCTACTTGAGCTTCGTGCTTCGAACCAGGATATCGTTGAGCCTTATGCTAAGAAATTCCCTAACGCTAAGTTCTTTGCTGGTAAGCGTCCTTGGGAAGTTAAAGTTGACGTTGCTATGCCTTGCGCAACTCAAAATGAGCTTGGTAAAGAAGATGCCGAAGCTCTTGTTAAGAATGGCTGCGTTTGTGTAGCAGAAGGTGCCAATATGCCTTGTACTCCTGAAGCTATTGAAGTTTTACAACAAAATAAAATCTTATTCGCTCCTGGTAAAGCTGTTAATGCTGGTGGTGTTGCTACCTCTGGTCTTGAAATGACTCAAAATAGCATGAAGCTAAGCTGGTCTCGCGAAGAGGTTGATGCTCGCTTACAGCAAATCATGAAAAACATACATGAGGCTTGCGTTAAACATGGTACCGAAAAGGATGGTTACGTTAACTACGTTAAAGGTGCTAACATAGCAGGTTTCTTGAAAGTTGCAAATGCAATGTTAGATCAAGGAATTCTTTAA
- a CDS encoding OsmC family protein: protein MGKTSTIIYKGDLRTEATHTRSGVTITTDAPVDNQGKGECFSPTDLLATSLGACMITIMGIAAQTHGFNIDGTKIDVEKIMGTNPRRVVEVVIDLYFPHNNYTEKERKLIAAAANECPVAQSLHPDLKQTFRFHFPE, encoded by the coding sequence ATGGGGAAAACATCAACAATTATTTATAAAGGTGATTTAAGAACCGAGGCAACTCATACTCGTTCTGGCGTTACCATTACAACCGATGCTCCTGTTGATAATCAGGGAAAAGGCGAATGTTTTTCGCCTACCGACTTACTTGCAACCTCACTTGGCGCATGTATGATAACCATTATGGGAATTGCTGCCCAAACACATGGATTCAATATTGATGGAACTAAGATTGATGTTGAGAAAATTATGGGGACCAACCCTCGTAGAGTTGTTGAGGTTGTTATCGATTTATATTTCCCTCATAATAATTACACGGAGAAGGAGCGTAAACTAATTGCAGCAGCTGCTAATGAGTGTCCTGTTGCTCAAAGCTTGCATCCTGATTTAAAACAAACCTTCCGGTTTCACTTTCCAGAATAA